A single window of Jiangella alkaliphila DNA harbors:
- a CDS encoding TetR/AcrR family transcriptional regulator: MIDAAAELFASHGYSRTTLARIAEAAEVSVETVQAQGPKRSLLGAAVRLRTFGREADESILDVPESGALLRQESPEGFARAAARLVSEINARSSGLMRAFASAAADDPDIEAEWSEVIRLVHGNVRDLVALLRSRDWLRTDVGTDELAASVWIMIDGANFEKLTARLGWPAQRYEDWLARSIMELLFPARPADEAMRAGRWPTRTTDAQSR; the protein is encoded by the coding sequence GTGATCGATGCGGCCGCCGAGCTCTTCGCGTCGCACGGGTACTCCCGCACCACCCTCGCTCGCATCGCCGAGGCGGCCGAGGTCTCGGTCGAGACCGTCCAGGCACAGGGCCCGAAGCGGAGCCTCCTGGGCGCGGCCGTCCGGCTGCGCACCTTCGGCCGCGAGGCCGACGAGTCGATTCTCGACGTGCCCGAGTCGGGCGCGCTGCTGCGTCAGGAGAGTCCCGAGGGATTCGCCCGAGCCGCCGCCCGCCTGGTGAGCGAGATCAACGCCAGGAGCAGCGGGCTCATGCGTGCGTTCGCTTCGGCCGCCGCGGACGACCCGGACATCGAGGCCGAGTGGTCCGAGGTGATCCGGCTCGTCCACGGCAACGTCCGCGACCTCGTCGCGCTGCTCAGGTCACGTGACTGGCTGCGCACCGATGTCGGGACCGACGAACTCGCTGCCAGTGTGTGGATCATGATCGACGGCGCGAACTTCGAGAAGCTCACGGCGCGGCTCGGGTGGCCGGCTCAGCGGTACGAGGACTGGCTGGCTCGGTCGATCATGGAGCTGCTCTTCCCGGCGCGGCCCGCCGACGAGGCCATGCGGGCCGGCCGGTGGCCGACCCGCACGACGGACGCTCAGTCGAGGTAG